Part of the Salvelinus fontinalis isolate EN_2023a chromosome 1, ASM2944872v1, whole genome shotgun sequence genome is shown below.
tctcttcttcttattggtgtcctttagtggtggtttctttgaagcaattcAACCATAAAGCCCTttttcacagtctcctctgaacagttgatgtggagagatgtgtttgttacttgaactctgaacatttatttgggctgcaatcagaggtacagttaactctaatgaacttgtcctctgcagcagaggtaactctgggtcttcctttcctgtggcggtcctcatgagagccagtttcatcatggagcttgatggtttttgcgactgcacttgaagaaacttcttgaaattttccggattgcctaaccttcatgtcttgaagtaatggactgtcatttctcttttcttatttgagcagttcttgccataatatggacatggtcttttaccaaatactgctatcttgtcacaacacaactgattggctcaaacacattaagcaggaaagaaattccacaaattaagaaggcacacctgttaattgaaatgcatttcaggcgactacctcatgaagcaggttgagagaatgccaagagtgtgcaaagctgtcatcaagacaaagggtggctatttgaataatctcaaatataaaatatattttgatttgtttaacacttttttggttactacatgattccatatgtgttatttcatagttttgatgtcttcactattattctacagcgtagaaaatagtcaaaataaagaaaaacccttgaatgcgtaggtgttctaaaacttttgaccggtagtgtatatataaaaatgTTCTTCCACTGACATTAGCATTGTGTAAATCGtctacttttatttttttttacaattacatCACACTTTGCAacacaaaatgtgaagaaatccaagggggtgaatacttatgatacCCACTGCAGATGACAACCACATAAAACAGATGGACAGGGCTACATACACACAAGCTACAGTAAATACATGACATACAGTGCAAAATCAAGGATATCTCATGTTCACAGAACTCCTCCTTCACAGATTTTAGGTGCCTAGTCTAGGGTATTAACTGACAAACTGGCCTGAatgggatattgtgatgtcaCACACTGTTGGGAACGTGATGGGTGATATGCCCCAACTGAaatgcccccccaaaaaatgttttaagGATATGCATAATCACTTTTTTCAATTGAAAAGGAACACTTTGGAGAATTATCTGAACAAACAGTTCACCTGAGACAGGAACCAAATTCAAACagtacactgttgattttatgtgcagtTTACTGTCACTGTACTTTTTGCAGACTTTTTTCGCTACCAGAAAACCGAGCAATACTAAAAAACACTGAATAGATTCAATAATATATAAGAATATTCTTGCAAAATCTGGGGCAGATACAAAATAAGATAACATTACAGGGGTTTGAGttagaggtctgtctggtgtcTTCAAGTGGCcactccaaagtgtgcacagtcaTCTCAATACACGTAGGACTCGGGCGGTAGAGCTTTCAACTATTAGTTATTTTTTTGCTTTCCTGGCTGTGCCTTTGGAGGAACTGAACAGAGCACAGTTGTAGCTAGATGGTGGTAGTCCCTTTTAGAACACCTGTCAGTTGAAAGCTATACACCGTAAAGCGGACACCCAGAGTTCTGATGTAATGTATAtaatatgttactgtacagcctccGCGTTCCAATTTAATCTCTTATTAACGACCAAACTTCCCATTTCTGATCCCGTACATGGGATCAGATTCTAAAGGGTTAACCTATGTTGATATTGTCATGACACACACCTTCATGAAGGGGACACTTACCTGTCTCTTCAAGACGAGGTGCTTTCCCTTCCAGTACTTAAGCATCTGCAGGGACTGCAGGGTGCTGACAATGTCCACTGGGTTCACCGCGGTCTCCTGGCTGATCTCTGAACACACACGAGTACAACACACAGCTCTTCACACACTCATTCAAAATACTGAATCGCGCTGTTCCTAATCATTCAAATGCTTGGTAGAAAAATCATCTCACATGTTCAAGTGAAACTGAGAGCTAACCTGAAGTAGCTAAATAATTAACAACATTAAATCATCATCACTTACAGACTTGACAACCATAAAACAGATTGATAGGGCTGTAAACACACAAGCTACAGCGAATACATGACAAATAGTGATAAATCAAGGGTAGCCTTCTCAGGTTTAATGCTTAGTGCATGTTCGTTAAGCAGTTTGATGCTCCACCTATGGGCTAATTAATTATGAGAGGATAAATTAGCCTATATGGACAGGCCCAAATTAAAATGTTTAGAAATGGGGAAAAAATGTGTATGCTTAACCATGGGAGAAATTTAAAGAGGACACTTTGGAcattgtgtgtgagtgtctggtgtgtgtgtgaccggAACAAGCTACATAATTTACCAGGGTAATTTTAAACACTCACCTTTGACCCTAAACTAATTGCAGATTGAGAAAATATTTTGAAACAACAGTCAATAGCGACATTAAGCACCAAaacatatttgcaaaaatgtagtCATCAGTTCTTTGTAAAGTCCTCTGTCACCTTTGATGGAGATCTCCTTGCCCTGGAAGTTGTACATGTAACGCAGCAGCACCTCTTTCCAGTAGCTACGGTAGCTGATGAGGCCCAGGTCCGAGAGGGGCCGCTCTGGGGAGCCCACCTTCTCCTCCACCTTggacagcaggtagcctacagAAAGAGGAGAGCCGGCAGGGTGGTCACTAGCAGTTCTAATAAGTAATGAAATGGACTGCACTTACATAGCAATGAGACCTGGTGGAGAAAAGCATAAAAACTGCTAAACGAACTGTAGTTTCTACTGCAATAACCACGTAATGACAACACATAAAGAAGTCGCTTTCAGGACATTAAAAGCCATTTTTGACCAGCATTTTTGTCATTCCGGAGAGGCTTAACAAAATAAAGCAGCATCTCGAAATGCCACCTGGCTGTAGTTTCAGTAGCCAATCTAACAAGGGGAAAACAGAGTTAGTCTATACTTACTGAAGTCAATCAGCATCTTCCCAAAGCCCTGCCTCATGTACTGAGGCATTGTCAGGATGCAGGAGACGTTGTAGTTGAGGAAAGAGTTCTTCTCCTGAAAGAACAGAGGACATGCGTCTGAATCGCATCTTTAAAACTAAAGTAATGACAGAGACGTccctaataataaataaaaaaagctcCGTTATAAACCATATCAAAAAGTTATGGTAGACACTATCAATGTGAACGAAGTATAATGGATGGGTACCTTAGAGAAGTATCCCACAAGATGGCAGCCTGTGTTGTCTGCCTCGGTCATAACGTAGAACAGAAAGGGTTCCACGTCGTAGTACAGCGTCTTGTGATCCAGGAAGAGCTTGGCGAGTAGACACAGGTTCTGGCAGTAGATCTGGAAAAGGAAACCACACaccatttaaatgtatttaaattgtagGGGGCGAAAGGTcgtgccgtactactatggccgaccctgtaaaacaacacatttcactgcacctatccagtgtatgtgacaataaaaccatatatttatattccatGTAGCTTTTTTTATAGGAGTGCAAGGCCCCCCTGGGGTTAGGGTCCCTGAAGAAATGTGAGATATGACAAAAGCGAAAGGTAATAACTCAACCATGATTATTTCTTTGTTCTTTAGATCGGAGAATAAAATGGAGACAGGAAAAAAAGCATTTGTTGTGTACGAGTCCAGGGTTAGTTCAAGTGTATAGGCCCCCTCACCTTGTTCTTCTTGCCGTCCACCTCAAAGACAGAGATGGCTCCCTTCCTGTAGACCTCATCTCCGGGCGGATGCTTCCACACACACTTGGCCTAACAAACACACAGGGAGACAACACTATTGATTTGCTCATTCAAACCCCATTAAAAAGGCCTCTCTGAACAGTTTCAGCTGAAATTGAAGACATTGGGTGAGTTTAGAATTCCCAAACATGACAAAAGCAGCTTAACATTTGATTGGCTGTTGCATGCTATTTCAATCACATTTGAGTTGCTTCGAGTATCAGCAAAAGTTGCTTGAGAGGGTGTCACTTGCAACAAACATTGTGTGAAAGTTGATTCATGTAACCCCATCTTAAGAGGCGATAGGACTGGAttttctacagtgccttcaggaagtattcatacccctcgacttaatccgcattttgttgtattacagcctgaattcacaaTGGATTAAATCGATTTTGTTCCCCTTACCTATCCATACACAATAACCCATGacgacaaaatgaaaacatgtttttagaaatgtttgcaaatgcattgaaaatgaaacacagaaatctaatttacataagtattcaaacctctGAGTCAATACTTGGTAAAAGCACCTTTGGTGGcgattcaatcaaatgtatttataaagcccagctttgagtcgtcttgggtatgtctatgAGCTTAGAACAATGTTTATTTTTGTACCATGATAGGACCCTATATCATTAACATTGTACTCCGGTGTTGGTGTTCAGGAGAGTCAACATTTGTCgggataaaaaaagaaaatacTTTTCCTCAAAAGGAGTTGTACCGGGAGTTGTACCGTAGACCATTTGGAAGAATCTTTGAACATCTGCAGATTTTCTCAAAGCTCTGTTAAGCTAGATTGCTGTTcatcgcctctcccaagtctatccacagattttcaatgggatttaaATTTTGGCTTTGGCTGGAACACACAACGAcattcacattcttgttctgaagccaatCCAGCAGCGTTTTGGCTGTatttttggggtcattgtcctgttggaacgtgaaATCTATGCCCCAGTTTAAGTACGTTTGCACTCTGAAgtagcaggttctcatcaagaaTTTTCTGTATTTGGCTCCAAGCAtttttccctctatccttaccagtctcccagtccctgacgctaaAAGCATCCTACATAGCATGATTCTTCCCCgttgggtgatgagctgtgcttgcttttctccagacatagcgctttgcattcaggctaaagagttacatttgtctcatcagaccacagaatattttgccttatgcatgctgtcatgtgcctttttctcaggagtggcttccgtctgaccactctcccataaagcccagattggtgaagtgctgtagagaccgTTGTCCTtgtggcaggttctcccatctcagccaaggaattCTGTAGTTCTGTCTAGGTCACTTCCATGACCAAGATCCTTCTTACCCAGTTCGGTCTGACAGCCAGATCTAGGCAGtttcatatttttttaatttgccaatgatggagaccactgctCTCTTCAAAACTATTAACACTAGAAAcggttttatacccttccccagacacAAGCCTCACAACAATTCTATCTCGGAGATCTACAGACAGTTCTTTGGAGTTGAgaagtttctgctctgacatccaCGGTCAACTATGGggccttttatatagacaggtgtgtttctttctaaatcatgtccaaacaactgaattggccacaggtgaactccaatcaagttgtagtgacatctcaaggatgatcaaaggaaattggatgcaccggAGCTACATTTTGGGTGGCATAGCAAAGGGGtgagaatacctatgtaaatgagatatttctgtaattcattttcaatacatgttttcactttatcattatggggtattgtgtgtagacgggtgagtgaaaaaaataaatatttaatctattttgaattcgggctgtaacaacaaaatgtggaataactaAGTCGAGGggtatttctgaaggcactgtatatcttaCCATGTGTCGTCTCAGAATGGTCTGGCTCTTCATGTACTTGAGGCAGAACTCGCAGACGTAGAGACGTCCCAGGCGGGCGTACTCCTCGGGGTAGGGCGAGTGGTACCACGTGTCCAGCTCGTAGCGTCCAAACAGAATGGTCTTGATCATGTTGCTGCCCTCCGTGATCTGTCCCTGGATCCGCAGCTTCTCCTGTGGCGTTTTCAATAAGCGCGAAACAAGAGAGGAGAAATATGAAATTCTTCTAAACTACCAAGAACATCTTATCTACAATACAATCTAAATCACTATTGGTTTATTATGCATGAAGGAGGAAGGTGCACTGAGGTTTTTGTCTTACCAGATCTTCAGATGCGCGTGCCTGGGCTTTTCTGAAAAGCTCCAGGTCATATTCACTAGTGATGTTCTCCAGAAGAGGTTCTCTGGTGTTGCCGTGGCTCTGTCGATGCTCCTGTAGACGAGATGGAAAGAAAAAGAGTTGGGTGACGGAGTGCTGATTGTGTCAATAAATGGGCTTTATTGAATATACTCTTTAAAGAGGTAGCGTTTCAGACTTTTTCGGAAAATGGGCAGGGACTCCGCTGTCCTGACATTAGGGGTaagcttgttccaccattggggtgccaagacagagaagagctttcaCTGGGCTGATCGGGAGCCGCCCttccgtaggggtgggagggcaaAGTGGCCAGAGGATCCCCATAGCAAACATGATTCTCCCTCTAGTCATTTGAATGGGGGAGATCTATCCTGTGTCTCACCATGTATTTCTCCTTCTGCTCCTTGGGAAGCCCAGAGTTCCTCCCCTTTCTCATCTCCGTCACCTGCTCTTTGTATCTTGTCTGTTTTGATGTGGGCATCTGGTGGACACAACAGGAATTCATTGTGATtttagcaaaaaatatatatatttgacccCCTtttttgatcttgtctcatcgctgcaactccccaacgggctcgggaggcgaaggtcgaatcatgcgtcctccgaaacgtgACCAGCCAAACCACACTTCTTAATACtcgcctgcttaacccggaagccagccggcaccaatgtgtcggaggaaacactgttcacctgacaaccgaggtcagcctgcaggcgcccggccagccagaaggagttgctagagcgtggTGAGCCAATTGAAGCCCCACCCGGGCCAAACCCTTCCTTGAtccgggcgacgctgggccaattgtgcgccaccctatggaactcccgaccacggccggttgtgagacagtgccctagaccactgcatcACTCGGGAGGCCCTTTATTTACTTTTACATTATCAAATTAATCACCTTAAAAAGTATTCAATATTAATGTAATTAATTTTACCTGATGTCGTGTGGCGTGTCTGTTACTTTCCTCCTGCACCTTTGATTCATCTTCGTGTTTCTCACGAGTGGTTGCTTTCACCTGTCAATAAAAAGGATGAATAAACGTATTGGGCATTTGGTTCTCTGTAGCTCTCATTGGACGAGACAATGAAGTTAATGTACCTCAATAAGCAATGCCAAATATTTTAATGACATATTTACCTTGCATTCGTCCGCTGAGAGGTTATGGTAAAGAGGGCATCCTGAAACCGCAAAATGGCGTTCATGTTTCCCTGTAAGATGTCCTGCAAGGAACATGAGAGACAGAAAAGCAAtaagtttacatataattaaattaATTGACCAGAGATATTTCATAATAAGAATCTTAACAAGAATCATGACAAGTCTTGTTGAGCATCCACTAAACTAGCAGTGGTCCCACTAACCAAATGGTCACTTGTCTTACCCAGTGAGTTGCATCCCGGTGTGGGACACTTCATATTAAAATTGTAGGTCTCATGGCAGCGGCGGCGCTTGGGCCGGTGGGAGAGGTCCTTGTCTGAGTCTCTGAGGGCGGGGTCTTTGGCCACACTCTCATCATGGGAGGCGTTGGGGCTGGAGATGTCCAGCTCAGACTCAGACGATGGGGCGTTGCCTGTGGGCGTCAATGGGGGAGACTCGTCATGGTCGCCGACTCGCTTCACATCTGGTGTGTCTACATTGGCATGTGGGAGAAACAGCACAACATTCAACTACACTGACAATGTAGGATAAAATAATGAAATCTTCTAGCAATTGTTAGACCTCAAGTTCTCCTATACAGGTGATTGACTCATTGTTCGCTAACCTAACTACTACAGTTGCAATGTAGATTTTGATTCACAACTAAAGCATCCATCCCATGGCTTTCTTTACCTTGTGAGCTTTGGCTGAGGCGTAGAGATGCTCTTGTGAGGCGTGTTCTCTTGGGCATGTTTCCATCACTCTCTGAGCTgtttgtctgttctctctctgcagaAGAGTCTGAATCTTCAGTCCCATCAGAGCCGCTCCCCAAATGCACACTCTGTGATAGAATGAAAAAAAAGTAAGACTAGTAGGGGTAACGCGTTAGCCAGGTAACTAGACGATATCTAGCTTGCTAACGTTAACTATTTACTTGTGATGGCTCTAACTAGGTTATAGAATTGTTGCTAACGTTCGCTCCTTCAAATGTATCCATTTCTCATGAATGAGATATACAGCTAGCTAATTACTCTATAAATCTGAAtgtaaacacagcctttatagctagctagctagtcagttAACATTAGATAGCCAAATAGGCAACGCAACATTAGCAAAACACCATTGTAGCATTAGCTAGCAATCTACCTTGAAAGCGTAAAAGAGGCCATTTTAGCTTACTAACTTCCGTTACCTGCAGTAGCTAACTAGATATTTAGCATTAAGTTACCTAAATAGTTAAGAAAGATACATACTTTCGAATGCATAATAGAGACCACTGGCTAACAACTAGCTAACATTTTAGCAACGTTATGCTAGCAGCATAGCTAGTCAAGTTAGCTTATCCAGCTAGCTAACGCCGTAACGTTAGCTTCCGACCTACATGTTTCGTACCTGTCGTCTACGGGGCATATTTGCCTTGATGAACGCCGGTTCCTATGCCGCCCGTCTCATAAAACAACGTAGTTCCCAAATTGTATAATAAATGCAGTGGATGGAACTGTTTTAGATTAagtttttacttaaaaaaaaacgtGTATGTACACACAACATTGGCTATGTCTCGCGCCACATTTTCGGTACAACACACTTCCGTTTGAAACCTCTGTGTAATGTCACATGTGGTACTGTCTCCACTGGGTGGCACTGTATGGGTGGCACGCCAGTCTTATTTTCAACTAATTTAACATCTGATCTACTTatcaaaaggcacatctcaatcGCTGGTCCAgataaattcaaatcaaattgtattggtcacatacacgtgtttagcagatgttattgcgggtgtagagaaatgcttgtaaATCATGAAATAGCACAATTGTGGGGGTGGGCCTACCCTCTTTTGTTCTATATTTCCCCTCTTTTGTTTTCATTTTTGGGAGAAGATAGATTTTTGTCCCAGTTGTCCCTCGCTTCGCctctttattattattatcatttttattttattacatttcaaATTCCAATACAATAACAAAAAAACATCACCACTACAAAAACCACAACAAAAACTACAAATCATCATCACTGCAAATATATTTTCTCTGAAGAAACATTATATTGTTCTTCAAGCAAAGGGAGGCCTATGACATTACGACTTGCCATCAAACCAAAGCCTTGAATGCCCTACTCCTTGAAGTTTGCAATTGTGTCTAAAAACACTATTTTACAGaagaaacaataataataataataataattaccctttagtgtgtgtactttactgtattaATACTTGGGATATCACTTTAACAAGAAAAGTCATTTTTTCAATGGTAAACGGCCTGATTGAACTATCTTAATTTATCTGCCATCTTTGCTAACACTTTCTGTCACATGTGGGTTATAGATCTCGAATATATTTCTAAGTCTTTGTTTCCTTCTAATTTGTATGACTATTTTACAGTTCTACTAGTTTACATAAATTGATGTGAGTTTTAAAGCTGTCTGTACTATGGGATAACTATGTGTTGTCTCATGTCGAAAACCAAAGCAGACATATCAGTGATGATTAAATGGATTATTGCATTATCTATGTAAAAATAGAGTCTATATGGTAACAAGCCTATCTGTTATTCAGATCACTGCTCATCAAaggataaataaatacattagctGCTACTGCTTGGCCTCTATTTGATATTGGTCTCTGGACCATTGTTTGTGGTAAATGTCTTTCATCAATATAAGAGATTAGTATTATTGCGAAATAGAAACTGTCTATACACTGATAGTGTATTTCAATCAACCAGTAAATACCATGGCACAATCATTCCTACTCAGCAGAAACCTAAAGCGAGAGAGAAAATAACTCGTAGTGCTGTGCAACATTTCCGGGAATACTGATTATGAACAGATTTGAAAAAAGCTATGGTATGTTACAGTAATCACTTGAATTCAATCAATCTAATTTATTTCTATATATATGCTTTTTTACTTTTCTAATTTTCTATTGCTGaactgtgcacacacacatcctatatttaaaaaaagaagagaagaaaacacacacatataaatgCTTTAGAAAAAACTAGGACAACACACTACATAAAACAAACACAAATCAGTAGACCTAATAGCATGACCAAATCCAAAGCATTGGGCAAACCGCCAAAGAATTCAAAGAAACGATCATGTGGAAAAGTGAAACCTTTTATTAATGGACAAACATAGCATAGGGCCCTAGGCCTATATGACAGACAGCAATAGCCTATACAGAATATAGGGGTAAAGGTATGCTAGAGCGGAATGTTGTCCTATATTGCTAAATTAAAATACCAGAGCATACCTGGTTCTGGAAGACTTCTGCAGCCACACTATTTATCCAACAAAACGTCACTGAACAGGATGAGAATCATTTTACTTTTTACTTGAAGCTGACATATTTTGGGGACGTAGTGGGGCACAGTAGGTGATCCCATCTGGTTGCGTGTAAGCGCACATATAACTTTGCTACAAGCCCGTATGTTCTGAAGGAATGTAGAGCCAGACATATCGCATGATGCATTTGTCCCCTCAGCTGAGCTGAACCTGAACCAGAGACACTTTTGAGGAGATGGAATTGTATACTTTACCCATACGTTGTCAATGGGCCGCGCAGCCTATTCTGGGCTattctgggacaaggagagcTCTCCTTCAAGGAGTAAATGGGAGTCAATTGGGCGCTAGCTCAAAAACCCAACATTAGCATGCCTTTCGTGAACAAGAAGTACAACATTGCAAATATTTTCCGTTATGTGAGATACTTAGCTTGTTCCATGTAATATCGTATGGCTTTGGAATCGTAACGTTGCGTACTTTTGAGGAAAATAGCAGGTTTCTCGACTCATACCCGGACTTTGAGAAGGGATTGCGTGACGATTAGTTTAGCAACCGTGTGACGCAAAATAACAACATTAACGCGAGTGGTCGACAGGCTGCTGGGTGGAGGCTTATACCTAAATCCTGGTCCAATGGGATTCCGATCTCCTACTTTCTCGAACATCTCTGCCTGAAGCTGAGCTAAAGGTTGCAGACACATTCGATTGGACTTTTCTTCCTGTCTCCGATTCAGGAATGTACATGTGAAAGAAACGATTCTGTGAAATGGCATCATGCGATACAATGTTGCTGTCCAAGTAGGAGTCAAACAAGAACGACAAAGCAGCGGGAAAAAATCCTGTAATATCGCTTGTTTTGGATatcgctaactagctagttacgGACGTTGGCCCAACAATAACACGGTATGTATCTAGCTAGCTTGTTAGTAATGCAATGTTCCTTGTGTTTTTCTTTGTATTTCTTGTCATCTATACATGCATTTTTGTATTTATGTAACTATATTGTTTATTTAGCCTTCTATTAAGAGCATCTCTTTACGACAGTACCGGGGGTTTTCAATCAGCTG
Proteins encoded:
- the LOC129856858 gene encoding histone acetyltransferase KAT7-like isoform X2 gives rise to the protein MPRRRQSVHLGSGSDGTEDSDSSAEREQTNSSESDGNMPKRTRLTRASLRLSQSSQDTPDVKRVGDHDESPPLTPTGNAPSSESELDISSPNASHDESVAKDPALRDSDKDLSHRPKRRRCHETYNFNMKCPTPGCNSLGHLTGKHERHFAVSGCPLYHNLSADECKVKATTREKHEDESKVQEESNRHATRHQMPTSKQTRYKEQVTEMRKGRNSGLPKEQKEKYMEHRQSHGNTREPLLENITSEYDLELFRKAQARASEDLEKLRIQGQITEGSNMIKTILFGRYELDTWYHSPYPEEYARLGRLYVCEFCLKYMKSQTILRRHMAKCVWKHPPGDEVYRKGAISVFEVDGKKNKIYCQNLCLLAKLFLDHKTLYYDVEPFLFYVMTEADNTGCHLVGYFSKEKNSFLNYNVSCILTMPQYMRQGFGKMLIDFSYLLSKVEEKVGSPERPLSDLGLISYRSYWKEVLLRYMYNFQGKEISIKEISQETAVNPVDIVSTLQSLQMLKYWKGKHLVLKRQDLIDEWKAKETKRGSNNKTIDPSSLKWTPPKGT
- the LOC129856858 gene encoding histone acetyltransferase KAT7-like isoform X1, producing MPRRRQSVHLGSGSDGTEDSDSSAEREQTNSSESDGNMPKRTRLTRASLRLSQSSQDTPDVKRVGDHDESPPLTPTGNAPSSESELDISSPNASHDESVAKDPALRDSDKDLSHRPKRRRCHETYNFNMKCPTPGCNSLGHLTGKHERHFAVSGCPLYHNLSADECKVKATTREKHEDESKVQEESNRHATRHQMPTSKQTRYKEQVTEMRKGRNSGLPKEQKEKYMEHRQSHGNTREPLLENITSEYDLELFRKAQARASEDLKTPQEKLRIQGQITEGSNMIKTILFGRYELDTWYHSPYPEEYARLGRLYVCEFCLKYMKSQTILRRHMAKCVWKHPPGDEVYRKGAISVFEVDGKKNKIYCQNLCLLAKLFLDHKTLYYDVEPFLFYVMTEADNTGCHLVGYFSKEKNSFLNYNVSCILTMPQYMRQGFGKMLIDFSYLLSKVEEKVGSPERPLSDLGLISYRSYWKEVLLRYMYNFQGKEISIKEISQETAVNPVDIVSTLQSLQMLKYWKGKHLVLKRQDLIDEWKAKETKRGSNNKTIDPSSLKWTPPKGT